In the genome of Desulfobacterales bacterium, the window CCTGTGTCGCGCCAAATGATTATTGGAGGTAACCCTCTACATATAGTGGGCGGTTGAGTTAACTGCATACCCAGTTTGATAAATAACCTGGATCTGCTTCTACACACAGGTCTTTTTTGAATATCACCGCTTATATGCAAACAAAGAACAGGTTTCACAATTAAGCTTGACAGCCGTTCCGACAACCTGTAGAGTCGGGCCAAATTATGGTGTTCCTGGTTGTTGATCAAAAATTACGTAAGCCCCGGAATAACTCCGGGGCTTTTTTTATGGAAACACAGAAAGAAGGTATTATTTGAAGTTTGAAACATTTAATTTTCACCCTGCTGTTACGGCAGGCGTTTTAGAAGCCGGCTACAGCGCTCCGACCCCGATTCAGGACAAAGCGATTCCGCCGATTCTGAAGGGTTGCGATGTGATGGGACTGGCCCAAACCGGAACCGGCAAAACAGCTGCTTTCGTCCTGCCGATCCTGAATCGATTGATGGGCGGTCACAACGGCAGCGTCCGTTCCCTGATAATGGCCCCCACCCGCGAATTGGCTGAACAGATCCACCAGGCGATCGAAACCCTGGGGTGCAAGACCCGCCTTAAAAGCGCCACTGTTTACGGTGGTGTGGCAATTAACCCACAGATTCAGAAGTTGAAGCGTGCCGATATAATTGTTGCCTGCCCCGGCAGGCTTCTGGACCATATCGGCCGTCATACCGTCGATCTCTCCCGACTGGAAGTGCTGGTAATAGATGAAGCTGACCAGATGTTCGATATGGGGTTTCTCCCTGATATCAGAAGAATTTTGACCCATCTTCCGAAACAGCGCCAGACGCTGCTTTTCTCGGCTACCATGCCCGCCGAAATACGACATCTGGCCAAGGACATCCTGCGAAATCCAGTCACCGTCCAGATCGGAATTGCCGCGCCGGCAGACACTGTCAGCCATGCGCTCTATCCGGTAGCCCAGCATTTGAAAACGGCGCTGTTGCTGAATCTGTTGGAAAGTACGCCTACCGGATCGGTTCTGATCTTTACGCGCACCAAACACCGCGCCAAGAGTCTGGGGAAAAAGCTGGCTGTCGCCGGCTACAGATCGGCCTCGCTGCAGGGGAACCTTTCCCAGGGAAAACGCCAGGCTGCATTGGATGGCTTTCGGGACGGAACGTTTCAGATTCTGGTGGCCACCGATATTGCCGCGCGGGGTATTGACGTGACCCGGGTTTCGCATGTCATCAATTACGATATCCCTTCAACTCCGGATGCATACATTCACCGCATCGGCCGGACCGGGCGGGCGACTTGCAGCGGTGAAGCTTTCACGCTGATTACCGGGGACGACAGAGATATGGTACGCGCCATCAATCGAATCATCGGTTCAGAAGTCGAACAACGGACCTTGTCAAACTTTGACTACAACGTCCCGGCTTCCGTTCGTGAGGACAGTCAACAGCGCCATCGGAAGCCCCAGCGCAAATTTTTTGAGAGAAATAAAGGTCGAAACAATAAGGCGCCACGCATGGATTATCGCATGTAACAGGCTCCGGAGAAATCAAATCTTTACCCCCATATTGACCCGCCCGCAAAAAAATAAGGCCGATGAAGTCACTTCATCGGCCTTAACTTATTGAAATGGCGGAGAGAATGGGATTCGAACCCATGGTGGAGGTTTCCCCCCACACTCGCTTAGCAGGCGAGCGCCTTCAGCCTACTCGGCCATCTCTCCAGGATTTTTACACATAAAAATACTTGTGGCTATTGGCTACCCGTAAAATTCAATTTTATTGAATTTTCTGGCGGAGGGAGTAGGATTCGAACCCACGGAGCTTTGACACTCAACGGTTTTCAAGACCGCCGCCTTAAACCACTCGGCCATCCCTCCAAAGATTAAGGCCGTTCTTTAACATCTTAAAATTGGCAGGTCAATATTTTTATGCCGCTCCAACGGTTCTCTCTATCGGCAAAAGCGTCGGGAAAAGAAAAATATGATGACCGGAATAAAAAAAATTATTTTGGTTATTGACAGGATGCGAATTTTATGGTTTCCCAAGAAAAATTTCAAGTGAATATTGACCTGGCAACCAACGACCAGCGAACATTTTTGTCATTATTGGAGATTTAGCATGAAGCATAAGTATCTGATTGAAAGAAATACGGAGCAGAAACAGATAACCATTAAGGAGTATGCCGAACTGGACAAGGAAATCCTATCCTTTCTTTGTCAGGAGACATATTCTGAAGAAAAAATTACTGCCGCCATAACCAAAGGCAAAGAGGCGCTCATTGCCGCTCTGCGGACCCCGAATATGTACCCCTCCGGTTTGTTCGCAAATAAAATTGCCGATGCCGTGTTGACGATATACGGCCCTGAACCCAGCCCGTCCAGTGAAGTCGTTTTAGACGATGTCGATTTCATCATCAAACAACGCGTCAAACGCAAGATCGTGGAAGACATCGAGGATGACGCAACCGGGATCGAGGAAGTGTTGGATGACGATATAGAAGATGATTTCGATGATAAGCCGGCTCTCAAAAAAAACAATACTTCGTTCAAAATTGTGGATGATGAGTATGAAGATTTTGATGATGACGAAAAATAATCTCTTTTTTCCTCGCAAGAACCAACTGATGACGGTCTGATTCAAATTCTTAATGAAAAAAATACTGCAATCTTTACCACTGCCTGCGGCGTGGCTGTCTATCGCCGGGCTGAAAACAGCGATATTTTTTGCCTGAATCTTGCGGATAAAATCCTACAATACGTACAAATCTCAGGTTTTAATCTTTCAACCCGATCCAATCCGTGTTAAAATTCTCCCGAACTTCTAATATCATCTGAATTTTAAGGCTGCGGAAAATATTATAATGAGAGATTTTTTTAAAGTAACCGATTTAGACAAGGTTCTGGATTATCGGTCTGAGTTCCGGCATGTGGGAACCGAAGAAATTTCGCTGATTGACGCCAACGGCCGGGTGCTGGCTGTCGATGCCTTTTCCGATGTCGACCTGCCTGATTTTACCCGCTCCACTATGGACGGTTTTGCCGTAAAGGCTTCCTCAACATTCGGCGCCACCGAAGGCAATCCGGCCTATCTGTCCGTAACAGGCTCAATTGCCATGGGGGAAACCCCGTCTTTTGTCATCGGCCCCGGAGAGGCCGCCCGGATATCAACCGGCGGGATGCTGCCGGCCGGCGCAGACAGCGTTGTAATGATTGAATATGTGAACGCCATCGACGACCAGACAATCGAAGCTTACCGCAGTGTTGCCCCCGGTCAGCATGTTGTTGAGATCGCTGAAGACTTTAAAAAAGATGAAAAAATTCTAACCAGGGGCCGGAAACTCAGACCCCAGGAAGTGGGATTGCTGGCGGCTTTCGGACGAGAATCGATCGTTGTGTTTAAAAAACCGCAGGTGGCTATCATATCCACCGGAGATGAAATTGTTCCGGTGGATCAAAAACCCGAGCGGGGACAAATTCGAGATATCAATACCTATACCCTTTCCTGCCAGGTTCACGATGCCGGTGCCGTTCCTGTCCCTTTCGGAATCGTTTGCGATAACGCCGATGATCTCTACAAAGCATGCGCTCAGG includes:
- a CDS encoding DEAD/DEAH box helicase; translated protein: MKFETFNFHPAVTAGVLEAGYSAPTPIQDKAIPPILKGCDVMGLAQTGTGKTAAFVLPILNRLMGGHNGSVRSLIMAPTRELAEQIHQAIETLGCKTRLKSATVYGGVAINPQIQKLKRADIIVACPGRLLDHIGRHTVDLSRLEVLVIDEADQMFDMGFLPDIRRILTHLPKQRQTLLFSATMPAEIRHLAKDILRNPVTVQIGIAAPADTVSHALYPVAQHLKTALLLNLLESTPTGSVLIFTRTKHRAKSLGKKLAVAGYRSASLQGNLSQGKRQAALDGFRDGTFQILVATDIAARGIDVTRVSHVINYDIPSTPDAYIHRIGRTGRATCSGEAFTLITGDDRDMVRAINRIIGSEVEQRTLSNFDYNVPASVREDSQQRHRKPQRKFFERNKGRNNKAPRMDYRM
- a CDS encoding molybdopterin molybdotransferase MoeA — protein: MRDFFKVTDLDKVLDYRSEFRHVGTEEISLIDANGRVLAVDAFSDVDLPDFTRSTMDGFAVKASSTFGATEGNPAYLSVTGSIAMGETPSFVIGPGEAARISTGGMLPAGADSVVMIEYVNAIDDQTIEAYRSVAPGQHVVEIAEDFKKDEKILTRGRKLRPQEVGLLAAFGRESIVVFKKPQVAIISTGDEIVPVDQKPERGQIRDINTYTLSCQVHDAGAVPVPFGIVCDNADDLYKACAQALDQTDMVLISGGSSVGVRDFSLDVLSALPDPRILVHGISISPGKPTILARSGPKALWGLPGHVVSAMIVFAVVVRPFIEHIGGLADEGRLRPPLRARLSRNVSSAQGRVDFIRVKLAYKAGILWATPILGKSGLINTMVKADGLIQVGRDTEGLDEGSEVEVLQL